TAAAATTTGACCCGCTCCTTAACCTGAAAGAGGAAAAATAACAAAGGCGCTCCGTTTTATCCCGATGAATACGGGACAGGTCGGAACGCCTTTTCTTTTGGTGAAAGGAATTTACTCCTTAATAATCTTCTTCACTGCTGTGCCGTTATCGGTTTTGAGTTGCAGGAAATAAATTCCGCTGTTCGCCTCGCTCAAATCAATTTGCTGATGTGCGGATGTGCAGATTTGCTGATAAATACATTCGCCATACACATTATAGATTTTCATCTGCACACTTTCTAATCCGCTCATCTGCACATTAAACAGCCCGCTGGTGGGATTAGGGAAAACTTTTATATTATCCTCTATCTTAAAATCACTTATACCACCGATGCTATCACATGGCGTTATCAATACATTATCAATATAATAGTATGATGAATTATATGTACCACCATAAAGTGAAGTGTCGCCTCCGCCCACAAAAACTCTATTTACTAGAGAATCGTCTTTGAAACTTCCAATGGTAATAAATTTTTCATCCCCTAAAGCAGTATATTCTCCAGAAATTAAAGTCCAATTTATTTTATCACTTAAGAAATTACCTATTGGATTAACAATTTGTGGAATGTTATTTATTACTGTAAATGGTATTGTATCTTGTTTTACAGTATCAATTGAAAAATATACTCCTACATCATCAGTAGCAAAATTTGCACTGTCAGCTAAGGAAACATAAAACTCAATACAATATTTTTTATTTGCTTGCAAAGAATTATTAAGTTTTACTTCTATGTATTCTTTTGCATTTGGAAAATACGAACCATAAACATAAAAACCAGCATAAGCGACACCTGTTTTTGCATTTTGGTTCCCTATAAAATTACTTGGCACATCAGCGTTATAAAAATTTGGATAATTATTATAGCAAGAATTAAAATAATCAGAACTTCCGCTTATGTTTTGGTTATCACTTGGATTAAACCATGGAATTGCATGGTTAAGTTGTGCAATATTATTCGGGCAAGTATCAAACTGCTCAAAGGATGGGTTAGGCACAAGGTTTTGTCCAAACAAAGAATAAGAAAAGAAAAGGAATATGTAAAGGAGTTTTTTCATTTATGCATAAAAGAGAGATTGAGCAATTGCTTTGTAAAGAACAGTAAAAGTTTTGATATGTGCAAGGGATTAATTTGTTTTGTTTGTAAGCAGAGCTTACCAGCTACTACGGCACGAAGGGAAAAACCTTCGCGCCTACCCAACTACAAAATACAACTTAGCGCGTACGGGGGAAGTGTAATTTAGTTTTCATATTAATGGAATATTAATTGGTTACTATTATTTTTTTTATGAGTGTTTCTCTTACAGATATTATCTTGATAAAATAAATGCCTTTAGTAAATGGGCTTATATCTATTCCGATGTTTTTTGTTGAAGAATAAAGATTATCATAAATTTTTATTCCAAATAGATTATATAATTCTATTGATTTTAATAAATCAGTTGGAGATTGAATATAAAGTATACTACTAACAGGGTTTGGAAATATTTTTATAGAATAATTTCCAATCTCTTGGATGCCATTCAATTCAACTGCGCATGTATCGCAATTAAAATAACTTTCTATAAAATTGGGGAGACCATAACGGCAATATTTTCCTGATAAATATAAGTCGTTTTCTAAAAAACTACAAGATGCGTACAACTTGTTTGGATAATTTATTGCACCCAATGTAGTTCCATCGTTAAATGTAAGGTTAATTCTTGATAAATATATTTTCCTGTCTGCTCCATTCTGTAATCCACAATACCAATATCCAGAGGAAGCGTAAATCAAGGTTTGCGAATTAATGATGTCTTGTGGCGTACCTGCTAATAAATCGTATTGAAATAATTTACCCGGCTGAGGGCTTCCGCCACCAGTACCAAAGTATGAAATATATAATCTTGAATTATTCGGAGAGAAGGAAGCGCCATAGGCGTATGAGTAAGCAACAGGCAGAGTCATTCCATTACTTACAACACCCGTAGAGTCATTAAAGTCGAATAATTCAACTACTGAACTTTCTGATTGAAGAGAAACTATTTTTTTACCATTTGGCGAAAATTTTAGATACCCCACTGAATTGCCATCACTTGTAATTCCAGAATGAACAGAGCCAATACTTGAAATTATCGGCACAGTATCCACACCACTATTTGTAACGAGATATGCAAAAAAATTATTACTGTTCCATTCATGAGTCATTACCCATACATCTTTTCCGTTAGTATGATATACTCCGGCAACTTTTTCGGCAACAGGTGTGTGAAGCAAAATATTTTTTTGCACCACTGTGCCAAGACCGCTGTTTACTTCATATTAATAACAGAGTATCGTAAGCCCGTTGCTAAGGCGGTTGCACAACCTGTAGTAAATACAAAAAAAATGGAATCATTATTAGGTTCAGGCGCAATTAATGCACCTTGTGTAGCACTCCAACAACCGCCAATGTTTGTCCCGTTTTGCATTGCCTGATGATTCTTATTATAAACCGTTTCTCCATCTGTATAAAACAATAAGTTGCCAGCAGTATCAGAAAATGTAGCACATCCTTCAAAATTGTTATATACGCCATTTACGTCCGGCACTGCTGACCCACTGCTAAAATCTAATCCTGCTTGATTTCCAAAATACCAGTGGTAAGTGCGCTTTATGTCGGGGTTTTGGGAAAAGCAAAAAGAAGTAGGCAATAGACAATAGACAGTAAACAAAAAGAAGGAAGGAAATATTTTAGTAAAGTTATTCATTCATAAAAGAGCGGTTGAGCAAAGGATACAACAAAGTAACGCAAATTACTTTACTTGCGCAAATCAATTTACTGAAAACAAAAAAAAAACCTGACAGTATCGTCAGGGGGGTTTCTTTTGCAAAAAGATTATTACTTTATCTCACTCCGAAGGTCACTAAGGACTCCTTCGGAGAGTCTTAACGGACCAGCGAAACGTTGCCGTTCTTATTAATAAAGTCCTCCGTAATCAGATTAACATTCAGGATATAGAAGAACACAGCCGGGTCGCATAGTTTTCCTTTAAAGTAGCCATCCCATCCGTCATTTGATTTATTAACGATGCTAACATCATCGGTATGATACACCACCTGCCCCCATCGGTTATAAATGGTGAAGTCAAGCGATTTTATGCAGGGCGTTCTGATGGTTACAAAATCATTTTTACCGTCAGCATTCGGAGAAAATGCGCTGGGTATGAAAATATCTTCGCACTCAATCCGCACATTAACAATCACTGTGTCAGTGGCTGTACATCCGTTGGCATCAGTTGTAGTGAGAATATAAGTAGTTGTAGCGGTTGGATTAGCAACAGGATTAGGACAAGTTCCGCAGTTCAAACCGGTGGTAGGGTTCCAGTTGTAGGTTCCGGTGCTGGTAGTTCCTGTAAGTGTAGTTTGCGCTCCAATGAGTATTGTGTAAGGATTAGCGGTTGCCAAAGCAGTTGGCACAGGGGAAACATTCACATTGATGGTGGCTGTATCAGAACTGCAGGCATTTGATCCAATCACAGTGTAAGTTGTGCTTGTAGTCGGAGAATCTGTAATGGTTGCAGAAGTTGCACCATTATTCCACCATGAATAAGCCCCACCACCTGATGCTGTAAGAGTTATTGAGACTCCGGCACAAATGCTTGTTATCCCGTTCACAGAAACATTCACAGGAGGAATCACATTTATCAAAGCGCTGGCACTGGCAGTGCAGCCATTCGCATCCGTAACAGTTACAGCATAAGTTGTGTCTGCTGTAGGACACACATTAATAGAAGAAGTGGACTGCCCGCTTGACCACACATACGTGTTGCCGCCAAAAGCAAACAGCGAATCGCATCCACCCACGCAAATGATGGCGGAAGTTGCAGTAACCGAAGCGGTGGGAAGAGGATTGACTCCAATTGAAATGCTGGTTGTATCGGCACATCCGCCATTGGAAACAATTACTGAATAGGTGGTGGGAGAAACAGGATTCACAACAATCACAGGAGTTGTTTGTCCGCCAGGTGTCCATGAATAAGCAGCTCCACCGCTGCCGGTGAGAGTAGTAGAACTTCCTGCGCAAACCGTTGTTGAACCGGTTACCGTAATGCTTGCTGTGGGCTGAGCAGTTACAGTAACAGAGAATGTGGCAGTGCCAGTACAGCCCAGCGCATTGGTAGCGGTAACTGTATAATCAGTGTTTGTTGTTGGAAATACCGATATTGAAGTTGATGTCTGCCCTCCGGGATTCCACACATACGTTCCTCCGCCTGATGCGGTAAGCGTTGTGGGTTGCCCTGAACAGATAGTAGAATTTGTTCCCGTAATAGAAGCGGTAACCGAGCCAACATTCACAGTAGCGCTCGCTGTGTCGGTGCAGCCGTTGGCGCCCGTTACAGTAACAGTATATCCGGTATTGGTTGTTGGTGAAACAGTAATTGAAGTGGTGGTCTGCGCTGTCGGATTCCAAACATACGTTCCACCGCCCGATGCGGTAAGCGTTGTGCTGCTTCCGTTGCAGATAGTGGTGTTTCCGCTGATAGCAGCAGCGGGCAATGCATTCACATTTACCACAACAGAATCCTCTGCTGTTCCGCAGGAATTTGTTACAGAAAATGTATAGGTGGTGGTGGTGGTTGGATTAACCACAATTGAAATAGTTATTTGTCCGCCCGGATTCCAAAGATAAGTTCCGGTGCCGGCTCCTGTGAGAGTTGTATTGCTTCCGTTGCAGATAGTAGCATCCGTTCCCGCGTTTGCAGTAGGCAAGGGATTTACCGTCACAGAAATAGCAGCGGTGTCGGAACATCCGTTCCCGTCTGTAACAGTTACCGTATAACCTGTGGCAGAAGTAAGATTCACAATGAGTGTATCGGTTGTCGCGCCTGTGTTCCATACATATCCCGTTCCACCGGTTGCCACCAGCGTGTCATTCAGCCCAAAACAAATAGTTGAGTTTCCGGCAATAGCCGCAGTGGGCAATGCATTTACATTTATGGTCAGCGTATCTGAATCGGTGCATCCGAATGAATCGGTGATGGTAACGGTGTAGTTGGTTGCCGAAGTGGGAGAAACTGTGATGCAGGAAGTGGTGGGTCCCGCACTCCATGCATACGTTCCGCCACCGGTTGCACAAAGAGTGGATGAACTGCCGGAACATACGGGAGAATTTCCGCTCACCGTTGCAAGGGGCGCATCAATAATTACCCACACGGAATCTTCTGCTGTTCCGCATCCGGTAGTAATTGTTACTGTATAATTTGTTGAAGCCGTTGGATTAGCCGTTGGATTAGCAATGCTTGTATTATTCAATCCTGTTCCGGGAGACCATGCATAAGTTCCGCTTCCGCTGGCAATAAGTGTTGTATTTCCGCCCATACATATTGTTGCATCTGTTCCAGCATTTACTGAAGGAGTGGTGGTGATGGTCACCATAACAGAATCATCTATGCTTCCGCAAGAGTTTGTTACTGTAACCGTATAAGAAGTTGTTACTGTGGGGTTCGCTGTAGGATTTGCATCGGTTGTGCTGCTTAACCCTGTTGATGGCGACCAGAGAAAAGTTCCGTTTCCTGTTGCGTTGAGTGTTGTATTAAAACCCGAACAGATGGAAACATCCGTTCCTGCATTTGCAGTTGGAAGTGGATTAACGGTAACCGTAAAGACATCATCATCCGAACATCCGTTTGCATCGGTTGCTGTTACCGTATAAGTTGTTGTTGATGTGGGATTGTCAGTAAGTGGATTCGAAGTGGAACCATTATTCCACCATGAAAAACTTGTTCCACCGGAAGCGGTGAGCGTTGTGGTTTGTCCTACGCAAATCGGATTGGTTCCCCCAATTCCTGCAACAGCAGCAGAAAATATATCTACGGTTGAAGTTGCGGTGTTAGAACATCCGTTCGCATCCGTTCCCCAAACGGTGTAGGTTGTAGAAGTAGTTGGACTTACAGTAATTGAAGTGGTTACCGCACCTGTGCTCCAGGAATAACTTGTGCCTCCTGAGCCGGTAAGTGTGGCGCTGTTTCCATTACAAATGGAGGTAGCTCCTCCGCTGATAGAAACTGCAGGAAGCGCGTTCACATTTACAGTGGCAGTTGCCGTGTTTGAACATCCAACCGCATCGGTTCCCCAAACAGTGTAAGTGGTGGAAGACGGAGGGCTTACCGTAATTGGATTTGTTACCGCGCCTGTGCTCCATGAATAGGTGGAACCTCCTGTGCCGGTAAGTGTTGCGCTGGTGCCGTTGCAAATGGAGGATGCCGCTCCGCTTATTGAAATACTAGGAGGAGAATTTATATTCACAGTTCCGGTTGCTGTGTTGGAACATCCTGCGGCATTTGTTCCCCAAACCGTATAACTCGTAGCGGTGGTTGGCGATACCGTAATTGAAGTGGTTACTGCGCCAGTGCTCCAGGAATAGGTTGAGCCGCCAGTGCCGCTAAGCGTTGCACCGTTTCCTATGCAAATTGATCCTGCTCCGGTCATGCCAACACCGGGGAGCGCGTTTACAGTAACGGTAACCGTTCCGGTTTCTGTACAAGAAACGCCATCCGTAACAAGGCAGGTATAGGTTTGAGTTCCGGCAGGAGTGGCAACAGGATTTGAAAGATTGGGATTGTTTAAAGTTCCAACAGGTGTCCATGCGTAAGTATAGGGAGCGCTGGTGCCGCTTCCGGTTGCATTAAGAGTTGCAGATTGCCCTGCGCAGATAGTAACATTTGCAGACATGGTAACCACAGGCGGTGTACACATGGTCTTTAAATGTTTCTGAGCAACAGAGGGATTGATGGCAATGGCAAACAGGAATAAAAGAAAAAGTATGAATCGTTTCATGAGATGGGATGAGTTAATTTGGAAAATACAAAATTCATCGTCAGGAATTTAATCGGGGTGTACAAATATATACATTAATATTTCAATGATGCAGTTGTAAAGTTATTTTTTAAACAATAAGATAAACAACTATATTGCAAGGTTAAGTAGGCTTATGAATATTGCCAAATCTATTATTGACTGATAATTAGGAATCAATCCATCCTGTTGCATAAAAAAAGTTAGTATACTAACGCAAGTTGCTAGTTCGTGCACTATGAAAAATATATCGGGGCTAAAGCCCATTATCTCCTGCTATTCCTGTAACCCCATCCTTAAGGATGGGGTTAATGAGTCACGGAGAGAAAAGGGCTTTAGCCCTGAAACAACTAGCAACTTACGTTATACTATTTGATTAGTACGGAAAACCATTGTTACAATTCAAATATTAAATTTGCAAACCATTAACGAAATACGTATGAGAACTAAATTACTAATTTCCTTTTTCAATATCGCCTGCAGCTTTTTGTCATTCACATTTTCTTTTTCACAAGCCAGCTACACCATCAAAGGGAAAATCAAAGGGCTGCACGATACGGTTTGTTATTTCGGAAATCATTACGGCAATAAGCAGTATGTGAAGGATACCACCAGGGTTGACAAGGACGGCAATTTTGTTTTCAAGGGAAATAAAAAACTGGATGGCGGAATTTATCTCATTGTTCTTCCCAGCAAAAAGTATTTTGAAATCCTGATTGATAAAGAGCAGAACTTTTATGTAGAAACCGACACCACATCCAAGATGGTTGAACGCATGAAGATAAAAGGTTCGGAGGACAATATTGCATTCTACAAATACCTGCATTTTATTTCTGACGAGCAAAGCAAAGCTGAGCCGATGAGAAAAAGAATCGTCAAAATCAAAGAGGATTCTCTTGCTGCCGCCACTGCCAAAAAAGATTCTATAAAAATTCTGCAGGATAAAGTCAGCGCCATTGACAGAGAGGTAGAAAAATATAAAGAGGATTTTATCAAAATGCATCCTGAATCTTTCCTTACTGCAATCTTTAAGGCGCAGACTGAAGTGCCCACACCGGAAACTCCCTTGCTTCCCAACGGAAAAAAAGATTCAACCTTTCCTTACTTTTATTACAAGCAGCATTACTGGGATAATATTCCTCTCACGGATGACCGGCTGCTGCGTACTCCCATTTTTCACGCCAAGCTGAAATATTTTTTTGATAAAGTAGTGGTTCAGCATCCTGACTCCATCATTAAGGAATCAGATATTCTCATAGACAAAACAAAGGGGAACAAAGAAACATTCAAGTACATTGTTTACTATATGACCTACACCTATGAAACATCTGCCATCATGGGAATGGATGCCGTGTTTGTTCATGAAGTGGAAAAATTTTACGTGACTAAAAAAGCCTTTTGGGTGGATTCCATCCAAATACAGAAAATAGTTCACAGGGGAATGACACTTAAGCCGCTTCTGCTCGGCAAACCATCGCCTCCCATCATCATGCAGGATTCTTCCGATAAAAATATTTCTCTTTATGAAGTGAAAGCAAAATACACCGTGCTTATTTTCTGGGATCCCGATTGCGGCCACTGCCAGAAAGTTTTACCAAAGCTCAAAGAGGTGTATGACAAATCTCTTAAATCAAAAGGCGTGGAAGTTTTCGCAGTGGATATTGAAGACGATGCAGCCAAATGGAAAAAATTTGTTGTTGATAAAAAAATGAACTGGATCAACACGCACGACAAGTACAAGCAATATTATCTGCGTGAATTATTTGACATTTACAGCACTCCTGTTATTTATATACTTGATGAGAACAAGCGCATCCAGGCAAAGCGCATTGATGTGGACCAACTCGATGACTTTATTGACCACCTGGAGAAAGTGAAGGAGATGGAGAAGAAACGACAATAGTTTACAGTTTACGGTCTTCTGTTTCCAGTTCAACAACCGTAAACTACAGACAGGAAACCGTAAACCTATTTATCTTCCGCCTTATACAGCACAGCGAAGATGAACAGCGCAATAGCGGATGAAACAAAAATCACCAGCAACGTGCTGAGAGATTTCTGAAGTATCTGTTCAATCTGAATAATGTCCCATATGGCAAGTATGGAAACAATGGTGAAGAACAGAACAAGCGCAACCAGCGCGATGGCGGAAATTTTTCTTACTAATGCTATCATGGTGTTATTTTTTTTATTTCGTGATTGAGGATTAAAGATTATTTTTGTAATTCCAAAAGTAAAAAAATATGAAGTCAAAAATATTCA
This Bacteroidota bacterium DNA region includes the following protein-coding sequences:
- a CDS encoding T9SS type A sorting domain-containing protein, which gives rise to MKKLLYIFLFFSYSLFGQNLVPNPSFEQFDTCPNNIAQLNHAIPWFNPSDNQNISGSSDYFNSCYNNYPNFYNADVPSNFIGNQNAKTGVAYAGFYVYGSYFPNAKEYIEVKLNNSLQANKKYCIEFYVSLADSANFATDDVGVYFSIDTVKQDTIPFTVINNIPQIVNPIGNFLSDKINWTLISGEYTALGDEKFITIGSFKDDSLVNRVFVGGGDTSLYGGTYNSSYYYIDNVLITPCDSIGGISDFKIEDNIKVFPNPTSGLFNVQMSGLESVQMKIYNVYGECIYQQICTSAHQQIDLSEANSGIYFLQLKTDNGTAVKKIIKE
- a CDS encoding T9SS type A sorting domain-containing protein, encoding MVQKNILLHTPVAEKVAGVYHTNGKDVWVMTHEWNSNNFFAYLVTNSGVDTVPIISSIGSVHSGITSDGNSVGYLKFSPNGKKIVSLQSESSVVELFDFNDSTGVVSNGMTLPVAYSYAYGASFSPNNSRLYISYFGTGGGSPQPGKLFQYDLLAGTPQDIINSQTLIYASSGYWYCGLQNGADRKIYLSRINLTFNDGTTLGAINYPNKLYASCSFLENDLYLSGKYCRYGLPNFIESYFNCDTCAVELNGIQEIGNYSIKIFPNPVSSILYIQSPTDLLKSIELYNLFGIKIYDNLYSSTKNIGIDISPFTKGIYFIKIISVRETLIKKIIVTN
- a CDS encoding gliding motility-associated C-terminal domain-containing protein, whose product is MKRFILFLLFLFAIAINPSVAQKHLKTMCTPPVVTMSANVTICAGQSATLNATGSGTSAPYTYAWTPVGTLNNPNLSNPVATPAGTQTYTCLVTDGVSCTETGTVTVTVNALPGVGMTGAGSICIGNGATLSGTGGSTYSWSTGAVTTSITVSPTTATSYTVWGTNAAGCSNTATGTVNINSPPSISISGAASSICNGTSATLTGTGGSTYSWSTGAVTNPITVSPPSSTTYTVWGTDAVGCSNTATATVNVNALPAVSISGGATSICNGNSATLTGSGGTSYSWSTGAVTTSITVSPTTSTTYTVWGTDANGCSNTATSTVDIFSAAVAGIGGTNPICVGQTTTLTASGGTSFSWWNNGSTSNPLTDNPTSTTTYTVTATDANGCSDDDVFTVTVNPLPTANAGTDVSICSGFNTTLNATGNGTFLWSPSTGLSSTTDANPTANPTVTTSYTVTVTNSCGSIDDSVMVTITTTPSVNAGTDATICMGGNTTLIASGSGTYAWSPGTGLNNTSIANPTANPTASTNYTVTITTGCGTAEDSVWVIIDAPLATVSGNSPVCSGSSSTLCATGGGTYAWSAGPTTSCITVSPTSATNYTVTITDSFGCTDSDTLTINVNALPTAAIAGNSTICFGLNDTLVATGGTGYVWNTGATTDTLIVNLTSATGYTVTVTDGNGCSDTAAISVTVNPLPTANAGTDATICNGSNTTLTGAGTGTYLWNPGGQITISIVVNPTTTTTYTFSVTNSCGTAEDSVVVNVNALPAAAISGNTTICNGSSTTLTASGGGTYVWNPTAQTTTSITVSPTTNTGYTVTVTGANGCTDTASATVNVGSVTASITGTNSTICSGQPTTLTASGGGTYVWNPGGQTSTSISVFPTTNTDYTVTATNALGCTGTATFSVTVTAQPTASITVTGSTTVCAGSSTTLTGSGGAAYSWTPGGQTTPVIVVNPVSPTTYSVIVSNGGCADTTSISIGVNPLPTASVTATSAIICVGGCDSLFAFGGNTYVWSSGQSTSSINVCPTADTTYAVTVTDANGCTASASALINVIPPVNVSVNGITSICAGVSITLTASGGGAYSWWNNGATSATITDSPTTSTTYTVIGSNACSSDTATINVNVSPVPTALATANPYTILIGAQTTLTGTTSTGTYNWNPTTGLNCGTCPNPVANPTATTTYILTTTDANGCTATDTVIVNVRIECEDIFIPSAFSPNADGKNDFVTIRTPCIKSLDFTIYNRWGQVVYHTDDVSIVNKSNDGWDGYFKGKLCDPAVFFYILNVNLITEDFINKNGNVSLVR
- a CDS encoding DUF5106 domain-containing protein, with amino-acid sequence MRTKLLISFFNIACSFLSFTFSFSQASYTIKGKIKGLHDTVCYFGNHYGNKQYVKDTTRVDKDGNFVFKGNKKLDGGIYLIVLPSKKYFEILIDKEQNFYVETDTTSKMVERMKIKGSEDNIAFYKYLHFISDEQSKAEPMRKRIVKIKEDSLAAATAKKDSIKILQDKVSAIDREVEKYKEDFIKMHPESFLTAIFKAQTEVPTPETPLLPNGKKDSTFPYFYYKQHYWDNIPLTDDRLLRTPIFHAKLKYFFDKVVVQHPDSIIKESDILIDKTKGNKETFKYIVYYMTYTYETSAIMGMDAVFVHEVEKFYVTKKAFWVDSIQIQKIVHRGMTLKPLLLGKPSPPIIMQDSSDKNISLYEVKAKYTVLIFWDPDCGHCQKVLPKLKEVYDKSLKSKGVEVFAVDIEDDAAKWKKFVVDKKMNWINTHDKYKQYYLRELFDIYSTPVIYILDENKRIQAKRIDVDQLDDFIDHLEKVKEMEKKRQ